The DNA segment GCAGCTCGCCACCTTCGTGGACCAGGTGCGCTCCGCCACCGGCACCGCCAAGGTCGACCTGGTCGGACACTCCCAGGGCGGCATGATGCCCCGTTACTACCTGAAGTTCCTCGGCGGCGCGGCCAAGGTCAACGCGCTCGTCGGCATCGCCCCCGACAACCACGGCGCCACCATCAGCGGACTCACCAACCTGCTGCCGTACTTCCCCGGCGCCACGGACCTGGTCAAGGCCACCACCCCCGGCCTCGCCGACCAGATCCCCGGCTCCGCCTTCCTCACCAAGCTCAACGCGGGCGGCGACACCGTCCCCGGGGTGCACTACACGGTCATCGCCACCCAGTACGACGAGGTGGCCACCCCCTGGCGCAGCCAGTACCTCAGCGGCTCCGACGTGCACAACGTCCTGCTCCAGGACCTGTGCCCGCTCGACCTCTCCGAGCATGTGCTGGCCGGCCTGAGCGACCGCATCGTCTTCCACGAGGCGGCCAACGCCCTCGACCCGGCCCACGCCACCCCGACCACCTGCGCCTCCGCCCTCAGCTGACGGCCGGAGGCGGGGTCAGCCGTCGGGCCACCAGGTCCGCGCGATGTCCTTGCGCACCTCGGGGCGCCCCGCCGGACGCTCCTCCGCCTCCTCGCGGATCCGGCGGACGTCCGTCCTCTTCAGCGGCTTCTGCACGGTCGTACGGCGCATGGCTGCCTCCTTCGGCGCCCACCGGGTTCCGCGTGACGGCGGAGGCGGGCGTGTGGGGTGAGAGTTCCCCATCCGTGCGGGACTGTCAGTGGCGTGTGTCACTCTCCGGCCATGACCGATGAGCGTGAGCACGGGGATACGACTGCCCAGCCGCCGGACTGGGACGCGCGGGCCGCCCGATTCGACGACGAACCGGACCACGGCCTGCGCGATCCCGCCGTGCGGGCCGCCTGGGCGGCCAGACTCTCCTCCTGGCTGCCCGGGCACCCGGCCGAGGTGCTGTGCGGACCGGCCGAGGCCCCGCCGGTGGGGGAGCACCGCTTCGACGTGATCCTCGTACGCCATGTGCTGTGGGCGCTGCCCGGCCAGGCCCGGGCGCTGCGGCGCTGGCGGCGGCTGCTGCGCCCCGGGGGCAGGTTCGTGCTGGTCGAGGGCGTCTGGGGCGAGCTGCACCCGGTCGGCATACCCGCGGACCGGCTCCTCGCGCTGCTGGCGCCGCTGACGTCCGGGGCGCGCGTGGAGCGGCTGTCCGGCGACTCCGTGCTGTGGGGGAAGGAGGTGACGGACGAGCGGTACGCGGTGGTGGCGGGCGTCTGACCGGCACCCGTGCGGGCTCAGGCCAGCAGGTCGCCGAAACCGTCCGCGCGGGCGAGCCGCTCCAGCTCGTCGAGGGCGGCCACGGCGGCCGCGGCGGCCCCCGGGTCCCGCCCGGCCAGCCCGCTCGCGGCGAACTCGTCCTCGTCCAGGCGGCGTACGTCCCCGCCGTCGGCCGAGCGCCACAGGTCCAGGTCGAGGTCCTCCACCACCAGTTCCGCCCCGGTGCGGACCGCGGGCCGGGTGATGTCGCAGTACCAGCCCTTGACCCGGCCGTCCGCGGCGCGCACCTCCTTCACCGCGTACCACCGGTCGCGCCAGTAGTACTCGGTGAACACATCGCCCGGCTCGAAGCGCACGAACCCGAAGTCACGGGTGCCGGCGCCCGCCCAGGGCGCCCGGACCACGACCCGGGTGCCGTCGTCCCCGAGCAGCCCGGCCGGGTAACGGATCTTCGTACGGCCGCCCTTGATGAGGCTGACGGTCAGCTCGCTCGTCGGCTCAGCCGAGTTCGCGGACATGGCGGACCTCCGTCGCACAGATCTCGTAGCCGAGCCATGTGTTGATCGCGATCATCGGCTCGTTGCCCGCGTCGTTGCCCGTGAACGCGTCGGTGACACCGGCGGCGCGGGCCCGGTGCAGGGAGTGCAGCTTGGCGAGCTTGGCCAGGCCGCGGCCGCGGTGGGCGCGGGCGGTGCCGGTCATCGCGGTGGAGTACCGGCCGTCGCCGTCGGTGTAGGCGACGGTGAAGGCGACCGGGCGGCCGTCGACGCACGCGGCCATGGTCAGCTCGCGGTTCAGCAGCGGGTGGCGCCAGGTGCTCGCCAGCCAGTCGTCGTAGCCCCGGGAGGCGAAGTCGAGATCGCTCGGCTCGTCCTGGACGGTCTCCATGTCCAGCTCGAACAGCGGGCGCGGGTCGTCGGCGAACTCGGCGGCCGGGCGCAGCTCGACGCCCGGCGGGGTGGGCGGGAGCGGCGGCAGTTCGCCGCCGGCCAGGTCCAGGCGGAGGAAGTGCGCGGACCGGCCGGCCCGATAGCCGTGCCGCTCGGCGAAGGCGCGGTGGGCCGGTTCGTCCAGGACCCAGCTGAACACCGTGGTCGCGCCCAGCGAGGCGAGGTACTCCTCGGCCGTGCGCAGCAGCAGCGTGCCCGCGCCCCGGCCCGCCCGGTCCGGCCGGACGTAGATGTTCAGCAGGCCCTGGTCCGGCTCGGTGCTGTCGTACGCCA comes from the Streptomyces sp. SUK 48 genome and includes:
- a CDS encoding GNAT family N-acetyltransferase, encoding MTSIVRDLRPGAPADTEGFARVRRLALPYILFTSESVRHNTLHTHPDAHYRPLVAEEDGEIVGTAQVLLAYDSTEPDQGLLNIYVRPDRAGRGAGTLLLRTAEEYLASLGATTVFSWVLDEPAHRAFAERHGYRAGRSAHFLRLDLAGGELPPLPPTPPGVELRPAAEFADDPRPLFELDMETVQDEPSDLDFASRGYDDWLASTWRHPLLNRELTMAACVDGRPVAFTVAYTDGDGRYSTAMTGTARAHRGRGLAKLAKLHSLHRARAAGVTDAFTGNDAGNEPMIAINTWLGYEICATEVRHVRELG
- a CDS encoding alpha/beta fold hydrolase, which translates into the protein MLPWKRVLRPLTALLLSAAAVALPATAAHADTATHSGWNDYSCKPSAAHPRPVVLVHGTLGNSVDNWLGLAPYLEARGYCVFSLDYGQLPGVPVFHGLGPIDQSAAQLATFVDQVRSATGTAKVDLVGHSQGGMMPRYYLKFLGGAAKVNALVGIAPDNHGATISGLTNLLPYFPGATDLVKATTPGLADQIPGSAFLTKLNAGGDTVPGVHYTVIATQYDEVATPWRSQYLSGSDVHNVLLQDLCPLDLSEHVLAGLSDRIVFHEAANALDPAHATPTTCASALS
- a CDS encoding methyltransferase domain-containing protein, whose protein sequence is MTDEREHGDTTAQPPDWDARAARFDDEPDHGLRDPAVRAAWAARLSSWLPGHPAEVLCGPAEAPPVGEHRFDVILVRHVLWALPGQARALRRWRRLLRPGGRFVLVEGVWGELHPVGIPADRLLALLAPLTSGARVERLSGDSVLWGKEVTDERYAVVAGV
- a CDS encoding DUF402 domain-containing protein, translated to MSANSAEPTSELTVSLIKGGRTKIRYPAGLLGDDGTRVVVRAPWAGAGTRDFGFVRFEPGDVFTEYYWRDRWYAVKEVRAADGRVKGWYCDITRPAVRTGAELVVEDLDLDLWRSADGGDVRRLDEDEFAASGLAGRDPGAAAAAVAALDELERLARADGFGDLLA